One stretch of Centroberyx gerrardi isolate f3 chromosome 13, fCenGer3.hap1.cur.20231027, whole genome shotgun sequence DNA includes these proteins:
- the tmem275a gene encoding transmembrane protein 275, protein MVITDRNSSTPVPKKEPTKKKRRKSRPHGLPSPALCCACGLCIMLAGINITLVGAFAFSTLVPSANPPIIIGPILLLVAFSFFGACCVCSRLPPAQSSRRSKVGGRGTGLMGHGGLAGGAAFEIETSEHTLQDTTAVQLSPTPSPGSSRASSPEREAPDTAPPGTCKLFTMETNGPSSISATAIYSASTAAGGEVRLNLPREEVVT, encoded by the coding sequence ATGGTCATCACTGATAGGAACTCCAGCACTCCTGTACCTAAAAAGGAGCCaacgaagaagaagaggaggaagtctCGCCCTCATGGCCTGCCCTCTCCAGCGCTGTGCTGCGCCTGCGGCCTGTGCATCATGCTGGCTGGGATCAACATCACCCTGGTGGGGGCGTTCGCCTTCAGCACACTGGTGCCTTCTGCCAATCCCCCCATCATCATCGGACCTATCCTGCTGCTGGTGGCCTTTTCCTTTTTCGGGGCCTGTTGCGTGTGCAGCCGCCTTCCCCCTGCCCAGAGCTCACGCAGGTCAAAGGTGGGCGGCAGGGGCACGGGGTTGATGGGACACGGCGGTTTGGCCGGGGGAGCGGCCTTCGAAATAGAGACCAGTGAGCACACGCTGCAGGATACTACAGCTGTGCAGCTCAGCCCCACTCCTTCCCCTGGATCATCCCGGGCATCCAGCCCAGAGAGGGAGGCTCCGGACACCGCCCCGCCGGGGACATGCAAGCTCTTCACCATGGAGACCAATGGCCCTTCTTCTATTTCTGCCACCGCAATCTACTCAGCCTCCACAGCAGCGGGAGGGGAGGTGAGGCTCAACCTGCCACGTGAAGAAGTGGTCACCTAG